One Vitis riparia cultivar Riparia Gloire de Montpellier isolate 1030 chromosome 4, EGFV_Vit.rip_1.0, whole genome shotgun sequence genomic window carries:
- the LOC117912772 gene encoding uncharacterized protein LOC117912772 — translation MADMVKEILGKPIQLADQVIKAAGQASSSKPECGDLKAKTEKLAQLLRQAARASSDLYERPTRRIIDETVQVLDKALSLVLKCRANGLMKRVFTIIPNAGFRKMLAQLDNCIGDVSWLLRVSASGDDRDNGCLGLPPIAANEPILCLIWEHIAILYTGSLEDRSDAAAALVSLARDNDRYGKLIIEEGGVVPLLKLMKEGRVEGQENAARAIGLLGRDPESIEQMIHAGACSVFAKVLKEGPMKVQAVVAWAVAELTANYPKCQDLFAQHNIIRLLVGHLAFETIQEHSKYAITTNKATSIHAVVMASNNSNATALNKGGTDHDDDRHTQIPRPVGNQNPNQMQKVVTNTMAMNSQSKLSQRLNNGANQTNHVNPENAKYNHQHHHHTYSGHGIKGRELEDPATKAEMKSMAAKALWHLAKGNSHICRNITESRALLCFAVLLEQGIGEVKLHSAMALMEITAVAEQDTELRRSAFKPNSPACKAVVDQLLQIIEKADSELLIPCVKAIGNLARTFKATETRMISPLVRLLDEREAEISREASIALTKFACTDNYLHTDHCKAIISAGGAKHLVQLVYFGEQIVQISALVLLCYIALHVPDSEELAMAQVLTVLEWASKQGWFMVQDETVELLDDAKKGLKLYQSKA, via the coding sequence ATGGCGGACATGGTGAAGGAGATCTTGGGGAAGCCGATCCAATTAGCGGACCAGGTGATAAAGGCGGCGGGGCAAGCCAGTTCCAGTAAGCCTGAGTGTGGGGATTTGAAGGCGAAGACCGAGAAGCTTGCCCAACTCCTCCGCCAAGCGGCTAGAGCGAGCTCCGATTTATACGAACGTCCCACTCGCCGCATCATCGATGAGACGGTGCAAGTCCTGGATAAGGCTCTATCGCTGGTGCTCAAGTGTCGGGCTAATGGCCTTATGAAGCGAGTCTTTACCATCATCCCCAACGCCGGCTTCCGGAAAATGTTGGCGCAGCTCGATAATTGTATCGGAGATGTGTCCTGGCTGCTTCGAGTCTCCGCATCAGGGGATGATCGAGACAATGGATGCCTGGGTCTGCCTCCTATAGCGGCGAACGAGCCCATTCTGTGCCTTATTTGGGAACATATTGCGATTCTTTACACGGGATCACTGGAAGATCGGTCCGATGCGGCTGCTGCTTTGGTTTCGTTGGCTAGGGATAATGATAGGTACGGGAAATTGATTATCGAGGAAGGTGGGGTTGTACCCTTGTTGAAACTGATGAAGGAGGGCCGTGTGGAAGGGCAAGAGAATGCGGCTCGGGCGATTGGGTTGCTAGGGCGTGACCCGGAGAGCATCGAACAGATGATCCATGCGGGTGCGTGTTCGGTGTTCGCAaaagtcctcaaagaaggtccCATGAAGGTGCAGGCGGTGGTGGCTTGGGCTGTGGCAGAGCTCACAGCGAATTACCCGAAATGCCAAGATCTTTTTGCGCAGCACAACATAATTCGCTTGCTGGTTGGGCATCTCGCATTTGAGACGATTCAAGAGCACAGCAAGTATGCAATTACCACCAACAAGGCCACATCCATCCATGCTGTTGTGATGGCGAGTAACAATTCGAATGCCACTGCTCTGAACAAGGGGGGGACTGATCATGACGATGATAGGCACACTCAAATCCCTCGTCCTGTGGGAAACCAGAATCCCAATCAGATGCAGAAGGTGGTCACTAATACTATGGCAATGAACTCTCAATCCAAACTTTCTCAGCGGCTCAACAATGGGGCAAATCAAACCAACCATGTCAACCCTGAAAACGCTAAGTATAATCATCAGCACCACCACCATACATATTCTGGTCACGGCATTAAAGGGAGGGAACTTGAAGACCCAGCTACCAAGGCCGAGATGAAATCAATGGCAGCAAAAGCCCTTTGGCACCTCGCCAAGGGAAACTCGCACATCTGCCGAAACATCACCGAGTCAAGAGCCCTCTTATGCTTTGCTGTCCTCCTGGAGCAAGGAATTGGCGAGGTTAAACTGCACTCTGCTATGGCGTTGATGGAGATTACAGCTGTGGCAGAGCAAGACACTGAACTAAGAAGGTCAGCATTCAAACCCAATTCCCCTGCTTGCAAAGCTGTTGTGGATCAGTTACTACAGATCATTGAAAAGGCAGATTCCGAGCTCCTTATCCCATGTGTGAAGGCTATTGGGAATTTAGCAAGAACATTTAAAGCAACTGAAACAAGAATGATAAGTCCATTGGTGAGGCTACTTGACGAGAGAGAAGCTGAGATTTCTAGGGAGGCTTCAATTGCCCTCACAAAGTTTGCCTGCACTGATAACTATCTCCATACTGATCACTGCAAGGCAATCATAAGTGCTGGAGGGGCCAAGCACTTGGTCCAGCTTGTGTATTTTGGGGAGCAAATAGTTCAAATTTCTGCATTAGTCCTCCTATGCTACATTGCTTTACATGTACCAGACAGTGAAGAACTTGCCATGGCTCAGGTCCTTACTGTGCTGGAATGGGCATCAAAGCAAGGGTGGTTCATGGTCCAAGATGAAACAGTGGAGTTGTTGGATGACGCCAAAAAAGGATTGAAGCTCTACCAATCCAAAGCTTAA